TGTCAAGGAGGAGACTCATCGTCTGCGGCAGCTTCTCGTCGAAATTCACACCGCTCTGGAGGCAGCCAAGGGGTGTGACATCACCAATTCATGGCTACTACGCTGGCTACGCGAGCTTGAGGACGCCGCATGTCGAGGCGATCAGACACTGCGCAACTGGAGAGATATGTCCAGCAAGGTGAGCTCCATCATCGATTCCAGTAACTCCTTCAAACGCATCAAGATCGCAGCATCGCAGCTGATTCCATCCAAGGAACCCACCATGAAAGTTTCTGCCACTGTCAAGAAGCTAGAAGCAGTAGCTTCTGGGATCCCCAAGTTCACTCAGCTTCTCAGCTTGCAGAATGACCAAGCAGTGTTACATCATCGACCGGTTATCATCTTCGTTTCGATCCATGACAGGGTAGTTGGCAGAGTCGATGAGAGGAAACAGGCCATCGAATTCTTGCTTCACATAGACAAGAATGGATCATCCTCTCCAGATGGCTGTGTGCTTCCCATTTGGGGTGTCAAAGGAGTAGGTAAAACCACGATTGTGCGACTCGTATGCGACGATCGCAAGGTGAGGAGCCATTTCTCAATGATTATATGGGTGAATTGCAGAGAATATactagtccagccatggccttGGTAAAGTCATTGTGCAAGAAGCTTGGTTTGAGTTCTAACGTAACCATTAATCTTTCAAGTGTGATCCATGGGATATCAGAAAGGCTAAGAATGGAGAGATTTCTACTTGTTCTTGATGGTGCTTCTAGCTACCCCAGGGGAATGAATGACATACTCGATACACTGTTCATGAAAAGTAGAGCAGGAAGCAAGGCCATCATTACCACTATGTACCAACATCTGGCAACTAAGATCAATAAGCATGAAAACTTACCTGTAGGGTTCCTGGCAATGGAAGATCTCGGCTGCATGTTCATGGAAAATGCCCTGGGTGGTGCACACCCTGAAGAATACCAGAAATTACTTGTTATTGGAAAGAAGATCGCTGTGACATTGAGGGTGTGCAGCCCTTTAGCTGCAAAAGTTGTGAGTGGACTGCTTCGAGAAAACCTCAATGAGAAGTACTGGTACATTGTTCTGAATCGCTGTCAGCAGTTCGTCGCATCCAGTTCCAGGTTTGTTACTCCATTTATTCTGGGTTGTAAGCTTCTTCCCAAACACCTGCAACGCTGCTTTGGGGTGTTGGGTACATACCCTCGCTGGACCTTCACAAGGGAGGAATTGATAAGCTATTGGATGAACAACGGTGTCGTCGTCAGTGACAATTGTATGATAAATAGCATAGAGAATGTTGCGACTGATTACTTTGATGATTTGGTGAGGAAGGCATTCATACAACCATCCCACATCCCAGGGCTGTACAAAGCGGATGACATGCTAAGAGACATAGCTCTGTACATAGGTCCAATGCCTGTTCCAAAAACAAGAATACATTTAGCGAATTTGATTGGGGAAGGATTTTCCATCCACGAAAGGGTAACACTCAATCCTAGCCATCCATTTTTCTCACCTCATTTTACCCTAACCATCCATTCATTTCCATGTCCCAATCCCACCTCTCATAACCCATTTGCGAAACAGGGCTAAAAAGGTTACTTGAGTGGGTTATCATGACTTTTGGTTGATGAGACTAGCAGAGTAGGGTTATAGATCAGAGCCTAGTTGAAATAAAGTTATAAGGTTTGATATTTGTTTCATTTCCCATTTGTCCTTTGTCCAGCTTGCTGTGTCAAACAATGGAGCAATGTCTGAATAGTACTAGACTGGTGCTTTCATATGCTTGCACAAAATTCAGGAAGCCCAGTACCATCTTCATGAATAAGCAGCATTCATAATTTgcagaacattttttttaacagtgAAGCGCAGAAATTATAAATACCTTGGAAAAATGAATCCAAGCCTCCAATCCTGTCAGCTATTTCTCAGTGTCACGGTATTTCGATAATTAATGTATGATGCGCAAATAAAATGGTTATATCATTACAAAATCACAACAAATTTAAGAGGCGCCAACCAGCATATACCTTGCATTGTTATTGAATATTTGGTTTATGCTTTACTGATTCAGTAGTTTGGCTCTATCCAGGTTCCAGCACCATCAGCTGACAAAGTGTACAAGAaaattaaagtattaaacaacCATGGTGAATATTGATCATTTgtcacaaatcacaataaaGTAACAGCAAATGAGGATCGGGCATACCATCATAATTAACAGTACTGCATCCAATAGATTGAAGGTATCAATCAAATCTACTAAGCTTTGTTTGATGAGATCAAACAAACAAGTTGATGAGATCGCACAAAATCAATCCAAGCatcattgcaaatttgcaactacaataaaaaaagaagatctCCATAGAATTTCTGGTGACCACACAATAGAATCTGCACTGGTCAAAACCAACTCAACAAATAGATAAGATAATATCATAAGGTTCTGCATTTCCACTGTGCAATTCGGCCATCCTTGATCACataaacacaagaaaaacagtCAAATTGGTAACTTTTTTGACCTAATCCGCACCATAATCACATCTCCAGCTCAATCATACAGCCAAATCCCAAATTAAACTGCCCAGAAATATAAAGCCTCGCATCAGGATTAGGGTCAAAAGCATACATAGGCGTCCCTAAATTCCTTTCCATGCGAAAACAAATCGAGATATGGAGCATGAAACGGCGAGAAAGAAGGCACGATTTTATGCAGATAAGTCCTAGGATTTGTTTAAAACTTTATTAAGACACTACCAAACCAGGGACCTATTTGTAAATACTACAATATATCAAACCCTTCAAGGAAAATTTGACACATACCTCTCCATCTGAGCGGAGAGCTCGCACGCGGTGTGGGAGAAAAGGCGGCTGCGTGCGCCGTCTAGGGCTCTGCGGCTGCGCACAACGTGTTCGATGGAATGCCGCGGCAGGGTGAAGCACGCGCTGCGCGGCGCCGATGCGGCGTTCCGCGTGCTCGCGGGCGGCCGACGTGGGATCCACTTCGTGCCCGGGCCGAccgaagacgaggaggaggagcacgccACGCCCCCGTCGCGGCGCTGGTACCGCGCCGCGTACGCCAGGCTGCTCCGGCTCGCCGGGTCGCTGCGGGGCGTGgagcgcggggacggcgggggTCCGCGGCACGCGGAGACGGGGTCCGTCGTGGCGGACGCGCGGCGCGTCGCCGACCGGGTGGCGGAGTTCGACGCGCTGGCGGCGCG
The nucleotide sequence above comes from Oryza glaberrima chromosome 11, OglaRS2, whole genome shotgun sequence. Encoded proteins:
- the LOC127754679 gene encoding disease resistance protein RGA2-like, coding for MRSSTKPEARHRTGPISPMRQSTPARCAAKSCELTALMRANATAAVNTTVRSIVTNTCAPALVYFYGVAEAAAGRRYSASSPDARLGPVITSRQKRHQGNFLEQKHVKEETHRLRQLLVEIHTALEAAKGCDITNSWLLRWLRELEDAACRGDQTLRNWRDMSSKVSSIIDSSNSFKRIKIAASQLIPSKEPTMKVSATVKKLEAVASGIPKFTQLLSLQNDQAVLHHRPVIIFVSIHDRVVGRVDERKQAIEFLLHIDKNGSSSPDGCVLPIWGVKGVGKTTIVRLVCDDRKVRSHFSMIIWVNCREYTSPAMALVKSLCKKLGLSSNVTINLSSVIHGISERLRMERFLLVLDGASSYPRGMNDILDTLFMKSRAGSKAIITTMYQHLATKINKHENLPVGFLAMEDLGCMFMENALGGAHPEEYQKLLVIGKKIAVTLRVCSPLAAKVVSGLLRENLNEKYWYIVLNRCQQFVASSSRFVTPFILGCKLLPKHLQRCFGVLGTYPRWTFTREELISYWMNNGVVVSDNCMINSIENVATDYFDDLVRKAFIQPSHIPGLYKADDMLRDIALYIGPMPVPKTRIHLANLIGEGFSIHERVTLNPSHPFFSPHFTLTIHSFPCPNPTSHNPFAKQG